In a single window of the Pocillopora verrucosa isolate sample1 chromosome 4, ASM3666991v2, whole genome shotgun sequence genome:
- the LOC131769155 gene encoding adenosine receptor A3-like, which translates to MAFADLFLGALSLPVYIYDVGSEFHLWTMFVGNVWTYKPILIPYMIVDTAFSQASLISAVFITCERFYAIRWPFKHRILSTQAYCIAIFLVWILAFLISAIWTGSNLLFSYKHTMLIWGPYTLFFILITCGCNIGIWKKFQTERVAASHQESRDLQNKRLTKTLLIVSGLTLLAWLPLVLLNLLMYVWFFHVPKRFYHAVNLFNYFNSFVNPIFYALRIAEFRRALALCCTGRHVQAAVNTELSKRRKERHGTTAEFSCEVAFEQDVMDTEFSRELAFEQSVMEFSPELAFEQDVLDTEFSSELAFEQDVLDTKM; encoded by the coding sequence atggcgtttgctgatctgTTCCTAGGAGCTTTGAGTTTACCAGTATACATTTACGATGTCGGGTCTGAGTTCCACCTATGGACCATGTTCGTTGGAAACGTATGGACCTACAAGCCTATCTTAATTCCCTACATGATCGTTGACACAGCTTTCTCGCAGGCTTCTCTTATTTCTGCAGTGTTCATAACGTgtgaaagattttacgccatACGTTGGCCTTTTAAGCATCGAATATTATCGACACAAGCATATTGCATAGCTATTTTCCTAGTGTGGATACTAGCTTTCCTTATTTCCGCAATCTGGACCGGTTCAAACCTACTATTTTCTTACAAGCACACTATGTTAATTTGGGGGCCATacactttgtttttcattttaatcacatGTGGCTGTAACATTGGtatttggaaaaagtttcaaactgaaaGAGTCGCCGCTTCACATCAAGAAAGTCGAGACTTACAAAACAAGCGcttaacaaagactttgttaattgtatctGGCCTTACTTTACTCGCTTGGCTTCCgctagttttgttaaacttactcATGTATGTATGGTTTTTCCATGTACCAAAGCGATTTTATCATGcggtaaaccttttcaactacttcaactcttttgtcaatccaattttttacgcaTTAAGAATTGCTGAATTTCGACGAGCACTGGCTTTATGTTGTACAGGAAGACATGTGCAAGCAGCTGTAAACACAGAGctttctaaaagaaggaaagagaggcaCGGAACGACCGCTGAGTTTAGTTGTGAAGTGGCTTTCGAACAGGATGTTATGGATACTGAGTTTAGTCGTGAACTGGCTTTCGAACAAAGTGTTATGGAGTTTAGTCCTGAACTGGCTTTCGAACAGGATGTTCTGGATACTGAGTTTAGTAGTGAACTGGCTTTTGAACAGGATGTTTTGGATaccaaaatgtaa
- the LOC136280342 gene encoding adenosine receptor A3-like, whose amino-acid sequence MTNTSSTSSASVSRRNDTNDAYDGTQGEGIALCSALTLTLILVVAGNLLTITIFAKNKNIRKKYLLLVVDMAFADLFLGALSLPVYIYDVGYEFHLWTMFVGNLWTDKPMLISYMIVDTAFSQASLISAVFITCERFYAIRWPFKHRTLSTQAYRIAIFLVWVLAFLISAIWTGSNLLFSYKHTMLIWGPYTLFLILITCGCNIGIWQKFQTERVAASHQESRDLQNKRLTKILLIVFGLTLLAWLPLVLLNLLMYVWFFHVPKRFYHAVNLFNYFNSFVNPMFYALRIAEFRRALALCCTGRHVQAAVNTKLSKRRKERHGTTAEFSREVAFEQNVMDTEFSREVVFEQNVLDTEFSRELAFEQDVLDTKM is encoded by the coding sequence ATGACCAATACGTCTTCGACGTCTTCTGCTAGTGTCAGCCGACGAAACGATACAAATGATGCATATGATGGTACTCAGGGGGAAGGCATTGCATTGTGCAGCGCTTTAACACTAACATTGATTCTAGTTGTCGCGGGAAACTTACTCACCATAACtatttttgcgaagaacaaaaatattcgcaagaaatatttgttactaGTTGTCGacatggcgtttgctgatctgTTCCTAGGAGCTTTGAGTTTACCAGTATACATTTACGATGTCGGGTATGAGTTCCACCTATGGACCATGTTCGTTGGAAACTTATGGACCGACAAGCCTATGTTAATTTCCTACATGATCGTTGACACAGCTTTCTCGCAGGCTTCTCTTATTTCTGCAGTGTTCATAACGTGTGAAAGATTTTACGCAATACGTTGGCCTTTTAAGCATCGAACATTATCGACACAAGCATACCGCATAGCTATTTTCCTAGTGTGGGTACTAGCTTTCCTTATTTCCGCAATCTGGACCGGTTCAAACCTACTATTTTCTTACAAGCACACTATGTTAATTTGGGGGCCATACACtttgtttctaattttaatcacaTGTGGCTGTAACATTGGTATTtggcaaaagtttcaaactgaaaGAGTCGCCGCTTCACATCAAGAAAGTCGAGACTTACAAAACAAGCGcttaacaaagattttgttaaTTGTATTTGGCCTTACTTTACTCGCTTGGCTTCCgctagttttgttaaacttactcATGTATGTATGGTTTTTCCATGTACCAAAACGATTTTATCATGcggtaaaccttttcaactacttcaactcttttgtcaatccaaTGTTTTACGCATTAAGAATTGCTGAATTTCGACGAGCACTGGCTCTATGTTGTACAGGAAGACATGTGCAAGCAGCTGTAAACACAAAGctttctaaaagaaggaaagagaggcaCGGAACGACCGCTGAGTTTAGTCGTGAAGTGGCTTTCGAACAGAATGTTATGGATACTGAGTTTAGTCGTGAAGTGGTTTTCGAACAGAATGTTCTGGATACTGAGTTTAGTCGTGAACTGGCTTTCGAACAGGATGTTTTGGATACCAAAATGTAG